A section of the Nitrospinota bacterium genome encodes:
- a CDS encoding pyruvate dehydrogenase complex dihydrolipoamide acetyltransferase, with product MAFKVLMPRLSDTMEEGKIIKWEKKEGDRVEKGDVLAEVETDKANLEMEAYSSGILRKIILKEGVSAPVGDLIAIIGEKDEDISDIVKEGKEKPAKEEEKKEEPKEKEPEKAEAAPKPTEEEKKEEKEEMKEKEKKEEPKKEERKRIFISPLAKKIAEEGGLDISTIEGSGPEGRIIKKDVLSTISKAKEIKPEIKEKIEEYREEPLSTIRKTIAKRLTLSKGPVPHFYVTAEIDMERAIYFRNSLKTLKKEIPVSFNDILIKASAIALEKFPQINASYRTDKIIYYNVIHIGIAVALEDGLITPVIRNVEKKTLFEVAKESKELIEKAKEKKLKPEEYTGATFTISNMGMYDVENFSAIINPPEGAILAVGSIIKRPVVIEDKIEIRNRMKVTISCDHRIVDGVVAAQFLQELKIDLEKPIGIVL from the coding sequence ATGGCCTTTAAAGTTCTGATGCCAAGATTAAGCGATACAATGGAAGAAGGCAAAATAATCAAGTGGGAAAAGAAAGAGGGAGATAGGGTCGAAAAAGGTGATGTGCTTGCAGAGGTGGAGACAGACAAAGCAAACCTTGAGATGGAGGCTTATTCATCAGGGATTCTAAGAAAGATAATTTTAAAAGAGGGTGTATCTGCACCAGTAGGAGACCTGATTGCTATTATAGGAGAGAAGGATGAGGATATTTCAGATATTGTGAAAGAGGGAAAAGAAAAACCAGCTAAGGAAGAAGAGAAGAAAGAAGAACCCAAAGAGAAGGAGCCGGAAAAAGCAGAAGCGGCACCAAAACCAACTGAGGAAGAAAAGAAAGAAGAAAAAGAAGAAATGAAAGAGAAAGAGAAAAAAGAAGAACCGAAAAAGGAAGAAAGAAAAAGGATTTTTATCTCTCCGTTAGCTAAAAAGATAGCAGAAGAAGGAGGCTTAGATATTTCAACAATAGAAGGAAGTGGTCCCGAAGGAAGGATTATCAAGAAAGACGTGTTAAGCACCATTTCAAAAGCGAAAGAGATAAAGCCAGAAATTAAAGAGAAAATTGAGGAATACAGAGAAGAACCTCTTTCTACAATAAGAAAGACAATTGCAAAGAGACTCACTTTGAGCAAAGGGCCTGTGCCGCATTTTTATGTGACTGCAGAAATTGATATGGAAAGAGCTATCTATTTTAGGAATTCATTGAAAACCTTGAAAAAAGAAATTCCTGTATCTTTTAATGATATTTTGATAAAGGCCTCAGCCATTGCGCTTGAGAAATTTCCACAAATAAATGCCTCATATAGGACAGATAAAATCATTTATTACAATGTTATTCATATAGGGATTGCCGTTGCCTTAGAAGATGGTCTGATAACACCAGTTATAAGAAATGTTGAGAAAAAAACTCTTTTTGAGGTTGCAAAAGAGAGCAAGGAACTCATAGAAAAAGCCAAGGAGAAGAAGCTGAAACCCGAGGAGTATACAGGTGCGACATTTACCATCTCTAATATGGGTATGTATGACGTTGAAAACTTTTCAGCTATCATCAATCCCCCAGAAGGCGCTATTCTTGCTGTTGGCTCAATCATCAAGAGACCAGTGGTGATTGAGGATAAAATAGAAATACGAAACAGGATGAAGGTAACGATTTCATGTGACCACCGTATTGTAGACGGTGTAGTGGCAGCTCAGTTTTTACAGGAACTCAAGATAGATTTAGAGAAGCCTATAGGAATCGTTTTATAA
- a CDS encoding pyruvate dehydrogenase complex E1 component subunit beta translates to MAIITFREAINQALKEEMQRDEKVFLMGEEVGFYHGAYKVSQGLLEEFGEKRVIDTPITEAGFTGVGIGAAMLGLRPVIEMMTFNFSILALDQIVNNAAKLRYMSGGQIKIPMVIRGPSGAAHQLGAQHSQALEAWYAHVPGLKVVIPSTPKDAKGLLKSAIRDDNPVIFMESELMYGLKGEVPEEEYTIPIGKGDIKREGKDVTIIAYSKMFHLAMQAASELEKEGINAEIIDPMTIKPLDKDMIFESIKKTNRCVIVQEGWRFCGVASEISSLIYEEVLDYLDAPVSRVTGEEVPMPFARNLEEAALPSKEKIIKAVKSVMYIDQ, encoded by the coding sequence ATGGCTATTATAACTTTTAGAGAAGCAATCAATCAGGCACTAAAAGAAGAGATGCAAAGAGATGAGAAAGTCTTTTTAATGGGCGAAGAGGTCGGTTTTTATCATGGTGCCTATAAGGTAAGTCAGGGTCTTTTAGAAGAATTTGGAGAGAAAAGAGTTATCGATACCCCCATTACAGAAGCAGGCTTTACAGGGGTGGGAATCGGGGCAGCCATGCTGGGGCTGAGGCCTGTAATCGAGATGATGACATTCAATTTTTCTATACTGGCACTGGATCAGATTGTGAATAACGCTGCCAAACTTCGGTATATGTCAGGGGGACAGATAAAGATACCGATGGTTATAAGGGGGCCAAGCGGAGCGGCTCATCAGCTTGGAGCACAGCATTCTCAGGCTCTTGAGGCGTGGTATGCCCACGTGCCCGGATTAAAAGTGGTTATCCCCTCTACTCCAAAGGATGCCAAAGGACTTTTGAAGTCGGCTATTAGAGATGATAACCCTGTCATTTTTATGGAATCTGAGCTTATGTACGGACTTAAAGGTGAAGTTCCTGAGGAAGAATATACCATTCCCATCGGTAAAGGCGACATAAAGAGAGAGGGAAAAGATGTGACGATCATCGCCTATTCAAAGATGTTCCATCTCGCCATGCAGGCAGCTAGCGAACTTGAAAAAGAGGGGATTAATGCTGAGATCATTGATCCAATGACCATCAAGCCTCTGGATAAAGATATGATTTTTGAATCAATAAAGAAGACAAATCGATGTGTTATCGTTCAGGAGGGATGGAGATTTTGCGGCGTTGCCTCGGAGATATCAAGTTTAATCTATGAAGAAGTCCTTGACTATCTTGATGCTCCCGTATCAAGGGTTACAGGGGAGGAGGTTCCCATGCCCTTTGCGAGAAATTTAGAAGAAGCAGCTCTCCCCAGCAAGGAAAAGATTATAAAGGCAGTAAAAAGTGTTATGTACATTGATCAGTAA